The following are encoded together in the Parabacteroides chongii genome:
- the trxB gene encoding thioredoxin-disulfide reductase → MSDSINEKVRCLIIGSGPAGYTAAIYASRANLSPVLYEGIQPGGQLTTTTEVENFPGYPEGITGPELMEDLKQQALRFGADIRFGIATATDLSAAPYKITIDGEKVIETETLIIATGATAKYLGIPDEHKYAGMGVSACATCDGFFYRKKVVAVVGGGDTACEEAIYLAGLAKQVYLIVRKSYLRASKVMQERVFNTPNIMVLFEHNTIGLFGENGVEGAHLVKRMGEPDEEKVDIAIDGFFLAIGHKPNSDIFKPWLETDEIGYIKTIPDTPRTKVPGVFAAGDVADPHYRQAITAAGSGCKAAIEAERYLSEVGK, encoded by the coding sequence ATGAGCGATTCAATAAATGAAAAGGTTCGTTGCCTGATTATAGGTTCCGGTCCTGCTGGATATACAGCAGCTATCTATGCATCACGTGCTAATCTGTCTCCCGTCTTATACGAAGGCATTCAACCGGGCGGCCAGTTGACAACAACTACGGAAGTAGAAAATTTCCCGGGATATCCTGAAGGTATCACTGGTCCGGAGTTAATGGAAGACCTGAAACAGCAGGCTCTGCGTTTCGGTGCCGATATCCGTTTCGGTATTGCTACGGCGACTGATCTTTCCGCAGCTCCTTACAAAATAACGATCGACGGTGAGAAGGTGATCGAAACAGAAACATTGATCATCGCCACTGGTGCAACCGCCAAATACCTGGGTATTCCCGACGAACATAAATATGCCGGAATGGGTGTTTCTGCCTGTGCGACCTGCGACGGTTTCTTCTATCGTAAGAAAGTGGTAGCAGTAGTCGGCGGCGGCGATACGGCTTGTGAAGAAGCTATTTACCTGGCTGGATTGGCTAAACAGGTCTATCTGATCGTGCGTAAATCGTATCTGCGTGCTTCGAAAGTGATGCAGGAACGTGTGTTCAATACGCCGAATATTATGGTGCTGTTCGAACATAATACAATCGGCCTGTTTGGTGAAAACGGTGTGGAAGGTGCCCACCTGGTAAAACGTATGGGTGAACCGGACGAAGAAAAAGTGGATATCGCTATCGACGGCTTTTTCCTGGCTATCGGACACAAACCGAACTCTGATATATTCAAACCGTGGCTGGAAACGGATGAAATCGGTTATATCAAAACAATTCCCGACACACCGCGTACAAAAGTTCCCGGAGTCTTTGCTGCCGGTGATGTGGCAGATCCGCACTATCGTCAGGCGATTACCGCAGCAGGCAGTGGTTGTAAGGCAGCCATTGAAGCTGAACGTTACCTGTCAGAAGTAGGAAAATAA